In the genome of Colletotrichum lupini chromosome 8, complete sequence, one region contains:
- a CDS encoding WD domain-containing protein: protein MAPTSTPTPYDFPRLRVSVHLEDDTRFLAQDDPVPEFFDVKFCPYQPLDARPVFAAVSKKHIIVCRLTAAADDSNPCEIISIIRDDDTEARNYSCTWTRDAETGRPLLCYGGEDAKIKVYDIIEQKLVNCLVGHGGDVCDVVTSPIDPLIIASCSDDTTVRIWSLDPKHEKQPCLCILGGEGHYWNLLTLAWHDTGRYILSAGHDQIINLWTVPDLPTEHTDRPVEVHYPHFSTSEVHSSLVDCVSFYGDYILSRACHDDVIVLWKIEGFSSQDPPPPQSMAPTTINPANLTRSAFSPGVSAECPAPYTRLIEFQTLGCGPQFFMRFKLHFVPDQHPILAFCNANGKIYFWDFEQITGFHDYVNAVKRPKRDGDEAVLKPSWLPAITHRANTNGKAAPTVREKKAADKAHRMELEQIPDLRAQYNQETLQTWDGKFTVGNPQVPLKPHKIENCGASTFVGRQVAWSPGGEWCVVVGSSNFALVFQRWVPKKDA from the exons ATGGCCCCCACCTCAACACCAACTCCATATGACTTTCCGAGACTGAGAGTCTCGGTTCATCTCGAG GATGACACTAGGTTCCTCGCTCAAGATGATCCGGTGCCTG AGTTCTTTGATGTCAAATTCTGCCCCTATCAACCATTGGATGCGAGACCCGTCTTCGCCGCCGTCAGTAAGAAGCAT ATAATAGTTTGTCGCCTCACTGCAGCTGCCGACGACTCGAATCCATGCGAAATTATCAGCATAATACGGGATGATGAT ACTGAGGCAAGAAATTACTCCTGCACTTGGACAAGAGACGCGGAGACCGGCAGGCCGCTATTGTGCTACGGCGGCGAAGACGCCAAGATCAAGGTTTACGACATAATCGAACAGAAGCTCGTCAAC TGTCTCGTAGGCCACGGCGGA GACGTTTGTGACGTGGTCACGTCTCCGATAGACCCTCTGATTATCGCCTCGTGTTCCGACGATACGACAGTCCGGATATGGAGTCTAGATCCCAAACATGAGAAGCAGCCCTGCTTGTGCATTCTTGGAGGCGAAGGTCATTACTGGAACCTGCTAACATTA GCATGGCACGACACGGGCCGATATATTCTTTCCGCCGGCCATGACCAGATTATCAATCTC TGGACAGTACCAGACCTTCCCACTGAGCACACCGACCGCCCAGTGGAGGTTCATTATCCTCACTTCTCAACATCAGAGGTTCACAGCAGTCTCGTGGATTG CGTGTCCTTCTATGGCGACTACATTCTCTCTAGAGCCTGCCACGATGATGTGATTGTCTTGTGGAAGATTGAAGGCTTCTCGTCCCAGGACCCGCCCCCTCCGCAGTCCATGGCCCCGACAACCATCAACCCGGCCAATCTCACCCGCTCTGCCTTTAGCCCGGGCGTTTCGGCAGAATGTCCAGCTCCCTACACGCGGCTCATCGAGTTCCAAACGCTCGGTTGCGGCCCGCAATTCTTCATGCGGTTCAAGCTGCACTTCGTCCCCGATCAGCACCCTATTCTAGCCTTCTGCAACGCCAACGGCAAAATCTACTTCTGGGACTTTGAGCAGATTACAGGCTTCCACGACTACGTCAACGCCGTCAAGAGGCCCAAGAGAGACGGCGACGAGGCCGTTCTGAAGCCCAGTTGGCTGCCGGCCATCACCCATCGGGCCAATACGAACGGCAAGGCCGCGCCGACGGTCCGAGAGAAGAAGGCGGCCGACAAGGCTCACCGGATGGAGCTCGAGCAAATTCCCGATCTGAGGGCCCAGTACAACCAGGAAACGCTGCAGACGTGGGATGGCAAGTTCACCGTCGGCAACCCTCAGGTGCCTCTGAAGCCCCACAAGATTGAGAACTGCGGCGCTTCGACTTTCGTTGGTAGACAGGTTGCTTGGAGCCCCGGAGGTGAATGGTGCGTCGTTGTGGGTAGCTCCAACTTTGCTCTTGTTTTCCAGAGATGGGTACCCAAGAAGGATGCGTGA
- a CDS encoding Yip1 domain-containing protein — MASTSKRDDYANPPLPDDDLIDPDDADLDDFDDPLGNTSSRQPLTGNIGSSSSSSSRPLNENAWTSRIPGEDRAAPQNTIDESVWDTLRRDLLAVWAKMREVLYPKYLLGGTMFDADGLRGAYANMRGAGISGAREELTGLASRFMDSEALLSQNNMTPGLRDWDLWGPLIFCLLLSLLLSFNARADQKDVVFSGVFAMIWIGEAVVTLQIKLLGGSISFAQSVCIIGYTLFPLVIAALLSAFGIPTVVRVPVYLVLVAWSLAAGVSILGGSGVVKNRVGIAVYPLFVFYLGLGCLCFIS, encoded by the exons ATGGCATCTACGAGCAAACGAGACGATTATGCCAACCCTCCCTTGCCTGACGACGACTTGATTGACCCTGATGATG CCGATCTAGATGATTTCGACGACCCCCTCGGCAACACATCCTCGCGCCAGCCATTGACGGGCAACATCGGCTcgagctcctcctcctcctcgcggCCACTGAACGAGAACGCCTGGACGTCACGCATACCCGGCGAGGACCGCGCCGCGCCGCAAAACACAATCGACGAGTCCGTTTGGGACACGCTCCGCCGCGATCTCCTCGCCGTCTGGGCCAAGATGAGGGAGGTGCTGTACCCCAAGTACCTGCTTGGCGGCACCATGTTCGACGCCGACGGTCTGCGCGGCGCGTACGCCAACATGCGTGGCGCAGGCATCTCGGGCGCCCGGGAGGAGCTCACGGGCCTGGCGAGCCGCTTCATGGACTCGGAGGCGCTGCTGTCGCAGAATAACATGACGCCCGGCCTGCGAGACTGGGATCTCTGGGGCCCGCTCATCTTTTGCCTGCTCCTCAGTCTCTTGCTCAGCTTCAATGCTAGGGCGGATCAGAAAGATGTCGTGTTCAGCGGTGTCTTTGCCATGATTTGGATTGGAGAGGCTGTGGTGACGTTGCAGATTAAGCTGTTGGGAGGAAGCAT CTCTTTCGCGCAAAGCGTCTGCATCATAGGATACACTCTCTTCCCCTTAGTGATTGCGGCACTCCTCTCTGCCTTTGGCATCCCGACCGTGGTCCGAGTCCCCGTGTACCTCGTCCTTGTCGCGTGGTCTCTGGCGGCAGGCGTCAGCATCTTGGGGGGCAGTGGTGTGGTCAAGAACCGCGTTGGAATCGCCGTGTACCCGCTCTTCGTCTTCTACCTCGGCCTGGGCTGCCTCTGCTTCATCAGCTGA
- a CDS encoding DEAD/DEAH box helicase — MSSAAPAELAATVRKPRGKRKRQENENDISTQNSQNSVGSVADGPSNTDDAVSTDTQKTTKSKKRAAPKKAGSKRNSTESVAPAEECKIEWPQRFKDLEKTHRALNLVFTFCCTRKHLATTFETIKSSVESHTKTSLTVEDIAAIAAIRPEGVNFAYVDEIMLQTEVRGAERDVVFKKGRDFLSQAPAPDASVGGISGLEKLDHHPDEAVEGGKEVLYFEFVDGDLKRQVKDRKTGEIIKPNRKLREETLKMPVYSQKQMTNLIERRNQRFNDAIVHFLNQCVADGLDPELSLATATEAHIPVPTITEETEPKDLGALPESIPTERKSVPEIVQELKDCSWYTGQIVPDGHRVFEPQEPVYGDLNFLLSQDLVNALYNAKGITQFFAHQTEAINGLLEGQHVVVATSTSSGKSLIYQLPVIHALEENPHTRAMYIFPTKALAQDQKRSLRELMSYMPGMEEVLVETFDGDTPMKERNVIREEARIIFTNPDMLHITILPQEERWRTFLKNLKYVVVDELHYYNGQMGSHVAFIMRRLRRICAAVGNRHIKFISCSATVANPRQHFKTIFGIENVRLVDFDGSPSGRKEFLCWNTPYKDPGDPASGRGDALFECARLFCSLMLRGVRIIAFTRVREQCEKLVTAVQQELESLGRPECVNRVMGYRGGYTAQDRRRIESEMFEGKLLGIVATTALELGIDIGTLDCVLTWGFPYTIANLRQQSGRAGRRNKDSLSVLVGDCFPTDQHYMQNPDEIFSKPNCELQVDLENMLVREGHIQCAAYEMPIRPVEDAQYFGKDLPIICEERLVKDPLGFYHCHDRFRPIPSRFVAIRDTEDDHFAIIDITHGKNEVLEELEASRATFTIYDGAIFLHQGNKYLVRDFQPEKMMARVERVKVEWTTTQRDFTDIDPIETEAIRKISGSMSRAFYGTIKIQQNVYGFFKVDKKKRVLDAVHVDNPPVIRYGKGMWLDIPKKALQILVDRRLNIAASIHAAEHAILSLMPNFVISLPGDVRTECKIALKEFAKKDSQRKRPGRLTFYDAKGGASGSGISTKAFEHVDHLLQQAVKRVEDCYCEHGCRECVASDQCKQANEVMSKAGSQVILKTLLNREIDIDALPMGPEEYCPAGIETVVVAQTVPAKDGGRLRVVEIKEEEFDERDTVLLEEAEVWTGREEEEEEVHDGEES, encoded by the exons ATGTCAAGTGCTGCTCCAGCCGAGCTCGCGGCAACAGTACGAAAGCCTCGTGGTAAGAGGAAGAGACAGGAGAATGAGAATGATATCTCTACGCAGAACAGTCAGAATAGTGTCGGTTCTGTAGCTGACGGACCATCGAATACCGACGATGCAGTTTCCACTGACACCCAGAAAACGACCAAGTCCAAGAAACGGGCTGCGCCGAAAAAGGCCGGTTCGAAACGGAATAGCACGGAAAGTGTAGCCCCCGCTGAGGAGTGCAAGATTGAGTGGCCTCAACGCTTCAAGGACCTTGAAAAGACGCACCGCGCACTCAATCTCGTCTTTACGTTTTGCTGTACTCGGAAACACCTCGCCACCACGTTTGAGACGATCAAGTCCTCGGTGGAATCGCACACAAAGACGTCCCTGACGGTCGAGGATATAGCTGCCATCGCCGCTATACGCCCCGAGGGCGTCAACTTTGCCTATGTCGATGAGATTATGCTGCAGACCGAGGTCAGGGGCGCCGAGCGCGATGTGGTGTTCAAGAAGGGGCGGGATTTCCTCTCCCAGGCTCCCGCGCCTGATGCCTCTGTCGGAGGTATCTCGGGTCTCGAGAAACTGGATCACCATCCCGATGAGGCTGTCGAGGGAGGGAAGGAAGTGCTGTATTTTGAGTTTGTGGACGGCGATCTGAAACGGCAGGTTAAGGATAGGAAGACGGGGGAGATTATCAAGCCGAACAGGAAGCTGAGAGAGGAGACTCTCAAGATGCCCGTCTACAGCCAGAAGCAGATGACGAATCTGATCGAGAGGCGGAATCAAAGGTTCAACGACGCCATTGTCCATTTTCTCAATCAATGCGTCGCCGATGGGCTTGATCCAGAGCTGAGTCTGGCAACGGCAACCGAGGCTCATATTCCTGTGCCGACAATCACGGAGGAGACGGAGCCCAAGGACCTCGGAGCTTTACCCGAATCCATCCCAACGGAGCGTAAAAGCGTCCCGGAGATTGTCCAGGAGCTGAAAGATTGCTCTTGGTACACTGGGCAGATAGTGCCCGACGGCCACCGCGTCTTCGAGCCGCAGGAACCTGTCTACGGCGATCTCAACTTCCTTCTCAGCCAGGACCTCGTGAATGCGCTGTACAACGCAAAGGGTATCACGCAATTCTTCGCGCATCAGACCGAGGCCATCAATGGCTTGCTAGAAGGTCAGCACGTCGTCGTGGCCACGTCGACGAGTTCCGGCAAGTCGCTGATTTACCAGCTGCCTGTGATTCACGCCTTGGAAGAGAATCCGCACACGCGCGCCATGTACATTTTCCCGACGAAAGCCCTGGCGCAAGATCAAAAACGGAGTTTGAGGGAGCTCATGAGCTATATGCCGGGCATGGAGGAAGTGCTTGTGGAGACGTTTGATGGAGATACCCCGATGAAGGAACGCAATGTGATCCGAGAAGAGGCGAGGATCATCTTCACCAACCCAGACATGTTGCACATCACCATTTTACCGCAGGAGGAGAGATGGAGGACATTCTTGAAGAACCTCAAGTACGTCGTCGTTGATGAGCTGCACTACTACAATGGGCAGATGGGTTCCCACGTGGCCTTTATCATGAGGAGGCTGCGAAGAATATGCGCTGCTGTTGGAAACCGCCACATCAAGTTTATCTCGTGTTCTGCGACGGTAGCCAACCCAAGGCAGCATTTCAAGACGATCTTTGGTATAGAGAATGTGCGGCTCGTCGACTTTGACGGCTCCCCGTCCG GTCGCAAAGAGTTTCTCTGCTGGAACACGCCGTACAAGGACCCCGGAGACCCGGCCAGCGGGCGAGGCGACGCACTGTTTGAGTGTGCTCGCCTCTTCTGCTCGCTCATGCTCAGGGGCGTGCGCATCATCGCCTTTACCAGAGTCAGAGAGCAGTGCGAGAAGCTGGTTACCGCGGTGCAGCAGGAATTGGAATCTCTCGGGCGGCCAGAGTGCGTCAATAGAGTCATGGGCTACAGAGGCGGCTACACGGCGCAAGACCGACGGCGGATCGAGTCAGAAATGTTTGAGGGCAAACTGCTCGGCATCGTGGCGACCACTGCCTTGGAGCTCGGTATTGACATTGGCACGCTGGATTGCGTGCTGACCTGGGGATTTCCCTATACCATTGCCAACTTACGCCAACAGAGCGGCCGTGCCGGACGAAGGAACAAGGACTCGCTGTCGGTGTTGGTGGGCGACTGCTTTCCTACTGATCAACATTACATGCAGAACCCGGACGAGATCTTTTCCAAGCCGAACTGTGAGCTGCAGGTCGATCTCGAGAACATGCTGGTGCGGGAAGGACACATTCAGTGTGCCGCGTATGAGATGCCCATTCGGCCGGTGGAGGATGCTCAGTACTTTGGCAAGGATTTGCCCATCATCTGCGAGGAGAGGCTGGTAAAGGATCCTTTGGGATTTTATCACTGCCACGATCGGTTCCGCCCTATACCTTCGAGGTTCGTCGCCATCCGTGATACCGAAGACGATCACTTCGCCATCATTGATATCACGCACGGTAAGAACGAGGTCTTGGAGGAGCTAGAGGCATCGAGGGCAACGTTTACGATATACGACGGCGCCATTTTCCTCCACCAGGGTAACAAGTACCTGGTCAGGGATTTCCAGCCCGAAAAGATGATGGCGAGGGTGGAGCGTGTCAAGGTCGAGTGGACCACGACGCAACGAGACTTCACCGACATTGACCCGATCGAGACGGAAGCCATTCGCAAGATCTCCGGGTCAATGTCCAGAGCCTTTTACGGCACGATCAAGATCCAGCAAAACGTGTACGGGTTCTTCAAGGTGGACAAGAAGAAGCGCGTGCTCGACGCCGTGCACGTCGACAACCCCCCCGTCATCCGATACGGCAAGGGCATGTGGCTCGACATACCCAAAAAGGCGCTGCAGATCCTCGTCGACCGTCGCCTGAACATCGCCGCGTCGATACACGCGGCCGAGCACGCCATCCTCAGCCTGATGCCCAACTTTGTCATCAGTCTACCGGGCGACGTCCGCACCGAGTGCAAAATCGCCCTGAAAGAGTTTGCCAAGAAGGATTCCCAGAGGAAGAGGCCGGGCCGGCTGACGTTTTACGACGCCAAAGGCGGTGCTAGCGGGTCAGGCATCAGCACAAAGGCGTTTGAGCATGTCGACCACCTGCTGCAACAGGCCGTCAAGAGGGTCGAGGACTGCTACTGCGAGCACGGGTGCCGGGAGTGCGTCGCGTCGGACCAGTGTAAGCAGGCGAACGAGGTGATGAGTAAAGCGGGGAGTCAGGTGATTTTGAAGACGTTGCTGAATAGGGAGATTGATATCGATGCGCTGCCGATGGGGCCCGAGGAGTATTGTCCTGCGGGGATCGAGACTGTTGTCGTGGCGCAGACTGTGCCGGCCAAGGATGGGGGGAGATTGAGGGTGGTTGAGATTAAGGAGGAGGAGTTTGATGAGAGGGATACGGTCTTGTTGGAGGAGGCTGAGGTGTGGACTGggcgggaggaggaggaggaggaggtacACGATGGTGAAGAGTCATGA
- a CDS encoding calcium/proton exchanger: MKPRHMCGTASQRAGRLSVFLGIVSTPQLAVMSAPRSPYRQSYRSSTDGRSRRRESNHPIIPPEKARTSNYSSRGEELPSHNGHLHRKPPPGSKVRVKPSGESGRRGFHPFKFLKISWKSSSRASLLCNFLWPFVPAAFAVRYTRPNDHVLIFILTYIAMIPCANMVGFAGQELSRKVSHVFGVLIETTFGSIVEIILFMVLLAGDQFTVIKAAILGSILATMLLCLGLCFIAGGMRRDEAEFSEVVSEAGSGLLLTAGVTLAIPTLFANSLENQLTGEELGSKTRHISRIVSCLLIIAYAVYVYFQARTHHGIYDAIFEHDEQRDHDKRKDLNKPKLTLTECLVALVIAITLVTFMAIYLVEQIAPIVERHNISDPFMGLILVPLVEKAAEHLTAVDEAWDNQMNFALSHVLGATLQTALFNAPLVVIVAWGLHKHMDLVFEVFDIGMLILAILTVGNFLRDQKSNYLEGFLSVTIYVAIAVAAFYYPNPPGHGGTAEGGSAEGGH, translated from the exons ATGAAGCCTCGACACATGTGTGGAACAGCTTCCCAGAGAGCAGGGCGTCTGTCTGTCTTCCTAGGTATCGTATCC ACGCCTCAGCTCGCCGTCATGTCGGCTCCGAGGTCACCCTACCGCCAGAGCTATAGATCGTCAACCGATGGACGATCGCGTCGACGAGAATCAAACCACCCCATCATCCCTCCCGAGAAGGCACGCACTTCAAACTACTCCTCCCGCGGCGAGGAGCTGCCGAGCCACAATGGGCACCTACACCGGAAACCTCCGCCAGGTAGCAAAGTCAGGGTCAAGCCGTCCGGCGAGAGTGGCCGCCGGGGCTTTCACCCTTTCAAGTTCCTCAAGATCTCCTGGAAATCGTCAAGTCGAGCCTCCCTCCTCTGCAACTTTCTCTGGCCTTTTGTGCCCGCCGCTTTTGCCGTTCGATATACTCGACCGAACGACCATGTTCTCATCTTCATCCTCACTTACATCGCCATGATACCCTGTGCCAACATGGTTGGATTCGCCGGCCAGGAGCTCTCTCGCAAAGTGAGCCACGTCTTTGGCGTGCTGATTGAGACAAC CTTTGGTTCCATTGTCGAAATCATTCTCTTCATGGTACTGCTCGCCGGAGACCAGTTTACCGTCATCAAGGCTGCCATTCTCGGTTCCATCTTGGCAACTATGCTTCTATGCCTGGGACTGTGCTTCATTGCGGGTGGCATGCGACGAGACGAGGCCGAGTTCAGTGAAGTCGTCAGTGAAGCCGGCAGCGGCTTGCTGCTCACAGC AGGTGTCACCCTCGCCATCCCGACCCTGTTCGCCAACTCGCTCGAAAACCAGCTCACCGGCGAAGAACTCGGCAGCAAGACCCGCCACATCTCGCGCATCGTGTCCTGCCTCCTCATCATCGCCTACGCCGTCTACGTCTACTTCCAGGCCCGGACCCACCACGGAATCTACGACGCCATCTTTGAGCACGACGAGCAGCGAGACCACGACAAGCGCAAGGACCTCAACAAGCCCAAGCTGACGCTGACCGAGTGCCTCGTCGCCCTCGTCATCGCAATCACCCTCGTCACCTTCATGGCCATCTACCTCGTCGAGCAGATCGCCCCCATCGTCGAGCGGCACAACATCTCGGACCCCTTTATGGGTCTCATCCTCGTGCCCCTCGTCGAGAAGGCCGCTGAGCACCTCACGGCCGTCGACGAGGCGTGGGACAACCAGATGAACTTTGCTCTGTCACACGTCCTCGGCGCCACGTTGCAGACGGCTCTCTTCAACGCGCCGCTCGTCGTTATCGTCGCGTGGGGCCTGCACAAGCACATGGACCTCGTCTTTGAGGTGTTTGATATCGGCATGCTCATCCTGGCCATCTTGACTGTTGGAAATTTCTTGAGGGACCAGAAGAGCAATTACCTCGAGGGATTCTTGAGCGTGACGATTTACGTCGCTATTGCCGTCGCTGCATTTTACTACCCAAACCCGCCCGGTCACGGTGGTACTGCCGAGGGTGGGAGTGCAGAAGGGGGCCATTGA